The sequence GCGGTTTCCCCAGTCGCGCTGCACGGCGATCACCGCCGCGGCCACCTCCAGCACCTCGTCGGGCGGGACGAAGGCGAGCGGGTCGGCCAGGCGCGGATACGTCGTCGTCTTCCCGTGCGTCCTTCCCAGCCCCCCGCCCACCAGGACGTTGAAGCCGGCCAGCGCGCCGTCACGCTCGATCACCAGCAACCCCAGGTCGTTGGTGTGCACGTCGGTGCAGTTGTCGTCCGGGAACGCGAAGGCGATCTTGAACTTGCGCGGGAGGTAGCGGTCGCCGTAGACGGGGTCGACCTCCGGCTCCGGCTCGCCCCCCGCCACCTTCTCCCCGTCCACCCAGATCTCGTGGTACGCCCTGGTCGCCGGGAGGAAGCGGTCGGACACCCGCTTCACCAGCGACAGCGCCTCGGCGCGCGCCGTCCCCGGCAGCGGCGCGGGGCAGCCCACCACGTTGCGCACCACGTCGCCGCACGCGCCCAGCGTGGTCACCAGCGCCTCGTTCAGCGTGGCGATGGTGGCGCGCAGGTCGCCCTTGATCACCCCGTGCAGCTGGATTCCCTGGCGGGTGGTGATGCGCAGCGTGCCGTTGCCGAAGCGCTCGGCCAGCTCGTCGTGCACCAGGTACTGCGCGGCTGTCAGCGCGCCGCCGGGGATCTTGCTGCGCACCATGAACTGCCACGCGGGCTCAAGCCCCGCCTGCTTGCGCTCGCGGCGGAGGTCGCGGTCTTCCTGCTCGTAGCTGCCGTGGAACTTCAGCAGCTGCTTGGCGGTGTCGGAGAAGGTCGTTCCCCCCTCCGCCAACTCGTCGGCGAGGGTGCCGCGCAATCCCCCGCTCTCCTGCTTGATGCGCTCGACCTCGCTCAGCGCGCCGGTCTCGATATCGATGCTGCTCACGTGGGCCTCTTGGGGTCAGGCGGGTTGCAGGGTCTGGGCGGCGGCCTCCACCAGCACGTCGGCCACCTCGGGGCGCGAGAACTCCGCGGGCGGGCGCTCTCCCCGCGCCAGCGCCTCGCGCACCTTCGTCCCCGAGAGGACCACGTGGTGCTCGCGGCCGTGCGGGCAGGTGCGCGTGCTCGCCATCCCCTCGCAGGCGCGGCAGTAGAAGGCGTGCTCGAACTTCAGCGGCACGATCCCGAGGAGGTCGAGGTCGATGCGGTCGAAGATCTCCTGCGCCGCGTAGGTCCCGTAGAAGTCGCCCACCCCCGCGTGGTCGCGGCCGACGATGAAGTGCGTCGCGCCGTAGTTGCGGCGGATGACGGCGTGGAAGACGGCCTCGCGCGGCCCCGCGTAGCGCATCGCGGCGGGGTTGACGGCGAGGAGGACGCGGTCCGCCGGGTAGTACTTCTCCAGCAGCACCTGGTAGCAGCGCATCCGCACCTCGGCGGGGACGTCGTCCGCCTTGGTGTCGCCGACCAGGGGGTGGAGAAGGAGCCCGTCGACGGATTCGAGGGCCACCTTCTGCAGGTACTCGTGCGCCCGGTGCACGGGGTTGCGCGTCTGGAAGGCGACCACCGTGCGCCACCCGCGGCTGGCGAACTCCACGCGCGTTTCCGCCGGGGTCAGGTTGTGCTCGGGAAAGCCGGAGACGTCGTGGCGATAGAGGTACCGCACCTCGCCGCCCAGCAGCAGGTCGCCCAGCGAGTCGAGGCGCGCCACGCCGGGGTGCGCGCGGTCGCGGGTGCCGTAGACGGACTGCGCCTCGTGCTCGCGGCTCCAGCCGAAGATGTCGCGCACGGTGATCACCGCCGCCGTCTCGCCGTCGGGCGCGATCAGCGCGGCGCGGTCGCCCGGGCGCAGCCCCGCGGCCTCGCTGCGGGTGACGGGGAGGGTGACGGGGATGGTCCACGGCAGCCCGTTGGCCAGCGTGAGCCCCTCGACCACCGCGTCGTAATCGGCCTCGCCCATGAAGCCGTCCAGCGGGCTCAGCGCGCCGACGGAGAGGAGATAGAGGTCGGAGAGGGTGACCGCGTTGATGGGGATGCGCGGCAGCGAGCGCGCCAGCTTCCGCAGCTCCAGCGCCTCGGC is a genomic window of Longimicrobium sp. containing:
- a CDS encoding NADPH-dependent assimilatory sulfite reductase hemoprotein subunit; the protein is MSSIDIETGALSEVERIKQESGGLRGTLADELAEGGTTFSDTAKQLLKFHGSYEQEDRDLRRERKQAGLEPAWQFMVRSKIPGGALTAAQYLVHDELAERFGNGTLRITTRQGIQLHGVIKGDLRATIATLNEALVTTLGACGDVVRNVVGCPAPLPGTARAEALSLVKRVSDRFLPATRAYHEIWVDGEKVAGGEPEPEVDPVYGDRYLPRKFKIAFAFPDDNCTDVHTNDLGLLVIERDGALAGFNVLVGGGLGRTHGKTTTYPRLADPLAFVPPDEVLEVAAAVIAVQRDWGNRTDRRHARLKYLLDERGIGWFRAEVERELGRALLPPLPVTVTGVHDHLGWHRQGDGRWFYGIFVENGRVSDTPKLRLRSALREAAARFGAGVHLTTQQNVLLTDIPGDDRASVERLLAEHGLVPLHQLSGARRWSMACPALPTCGLALAESERVLPAVMDRLETELAKIGLADEPVSIRMTGCPNGCARPYTAELAFVGRSLGKYAVYLGGSWEGTRLATPWADLVPLDDLVPTVLPLFERFARERTPGEAFGDFHRRVTQAPAVAAEVAA
- the sat gene encoding sulfate adenylyltransferase, with the protein product MPITPYGGTLVDLRPDAAEALELRKLARSLPRIPINAVTLSDLYLLSVGALSPLDGFMGEADYDAVVEGLTLANGLPWTIPVTLPVTRSEAAGLRPGDRAALIAPDGETAAVITVRDIFGWSREHEAQSVYGTRDRAHPGVARLDSLGDLLLGGEVRYLYRHDVSGFPEHNLTPAETRVEFASRGWRTVVAFQTRNPVHRAHEYLQKVALESVDGLLLHPLVGDTKADDVPAEVRMRCYQVLLEKYYPADRVLLAVNPAAMRYAGPREAVFHAVIRRNYGATHFIVGRDHAGVGDFYGTYAAQEIFDRIDLDLLGIVPLKFEHAFYCRACEGMASTRTCPHGREHHVVLSGTKVREALARGERPPAEFSRPEVADVLVEAAAQTLQPA